The Miscanthus floridulus cultivar M001 chromosome 7, ASM1932011v1, whole genome shotgun sequence genome includes a region encoding these proteins:
- the LOC136462742 gene encoding protein IRX15-LIKE-like, whose product MMKAMAGPKLLVVHTPSNKALNGMVPTSPASPMPFLGWSRCLWLVVFLALFTCVSLLTVFSTARASAGEAYQAAPFTVSGGAGAAEAGLPRYVFDALVHYAAAAGNSSSSMPEPDVLAIASVLRRRAPCNLLVFGLGAETPLWRALNHGGRTVFLDENPYYVAHLEGKHPGLEAYDVAYATAVRELPGLLDAARAARAAECRPVQNLLFSECRLAINDLPNQLYDVAWDVILVDGPRGFTEGSPGRMSAIYSAAVMARTKGTETEVMVHDYEREVERACGREFLCDENRVTATSTPSLGHFLLRGGAAVNREAFCGPPAAQKSKSN is encoded by the exons ATGATGAAGGCAATGGCGGGGCCGAAGCTGCTCGTCGTCCACACGCCGTCGAACAAGGCCCTGAACGGGATGGTGCCCACGTCGCCGGCGTCGCCCATGCCGTTCCTCGGCTGGTCCCGGTGCCTGTGGCTTGTGGTCTTCCTGGCCTTGTTCACCTGCGTGTCCCTCCTGACCGTGTTCTCCACGGCGCGCGCCTCGGCGGGGGAGGCGTACCAGGCGGCGCCCTTCACGGtcagcggcggcgccggcgccgcggagGCTGGCCTGCCGCGGTACGTGTTCGACGCGCTGGTGCAttacgcggcggcggcggggaactCGTCGTCGAGCATGCCGGAGCCGGACGTGCTCGCGATCGCGTCGGTGCTCCGGCGGCGCGCGCCGTGCAACCTGCTGGTGTTCGGGCTGGGCGCGGAGACGCCGCTGTGGCGCGCGCTGAACCACGGCGGGCGCACGGTGTTCCTGGACGAGAACCCCTACTACGTGGCGCACCTGGAGGGGAAGCACCCGGGGCTGGAGGCCTACGACGTGGCCTACGCCACAGCGGTGCGCGAGCTCCCCGGCCTCCTTGACGCCGCCCGCGCCGCGCGCGCCGCCGAGTGCCGCCCCGTCCAGAACCTGCTCTTCTCCGAGTGCCGACTCGCCATCAACGACCTCCCCAACCAGCTCTACGACGTCGCCTGGGACGTCATCCTCGTCGACGGCCCTCGAGG GTTCACGGAGGGGTCGCCGGGGAGGATGTCGGCGATCTACTCGGCGGCGGTGATGGCGCGGACCAAGGGCACGGAGACGGAGGTGATGGTGCACGACTACGAGCGGGAGGTGGAGCGCGCGTGCGGCCGGGAGTTCCTGTGCGACGAGAACCGGGTCACGGCGACCAGCACGCCGTCGCTCGGGCACTTCCTCCTGCGCGGCGGCGCCGCCGTCAACCGGGAAGCCTTCTGCGGGCCGCCCGCCGCTCAGAAATCGAAATCGAACTAA
- the LOC136466683 gene encoding uncharacterized protein has translation MALPMDPPDVEMEMDPAPQPPAAAVAPAPAAVGEGWSMLSRARGLLEEGKPSLALQAVLLAIRSQGGEQALMQTMNRARELYAQRLQATPSVDELASLLAQCAIAEAQSSNTNPPQGPGSDPVDMLNSDEACILAESGRKQIILDAFADGSSFICLKCGGLFSTSRKDEHLAYWCGTA, from the exons ATGGCGCTGCCGATGGACCCGCCCGACGTCGAGATGGAGATGGACCCCGCGCCCCAGCCTCCGGCTGCGGCGGTCGCTCCGGCGCCAGCAGCGGTTGGGGAGGGGTGGAGCATGCTGTCCCGCGCCCGCGGGCTGCTCGAGGAGGGCAAGCCGTCCCTCGCTCTGCAGGCG GTTCTCTTGGCCATAAGATCTCAAGGTGGTGAACAAGCTCTCATGCAGACAATGAACCGAGCGCGTGAACTATATGCGCAGAGATTGCAGGCCACTCCTAGTGTTGATGAGCTTGCCTCTTTGCTTGCCCAATGTGCCATAGCAGAGGCTCAGTCATCAAATACTAACCCTCCACAAGGACCTGGGTCAGACCCTGTCGATATGCTGAATTCTGATGAGGCCTGCATTCTTGCTGAGAGTGGAAGGAAGCAGATCATCCTGGATGCGTTTGCTGATGGGAGCAGCTTCATTTGCTTGAAATGTGGCGGGCTCTTTAGCACATCTCGCAAGGACGAGCACTTAGCCTACTGGTGCGGGACTGCATGA